The DNA sequence tgaggtaagattagggaggtaaggcaataaataggccgtagtggcaaaataattacaatttagcaattaaacactggagtgatagatgtgcagaagatgaatgtgcaagtagagatactggggtacaaaggagcaaaataattaaataaataacaatatgggatgaggtagctgcatgggctatttacagatgggctatgtacaggtgcaatgatctgtgagctgctctgacagctgatgcttaaagttagtgagggagatatgagtctccagcttcagtgatttttgcaattcgttccagtcattggcagcagagaatgtATTGTTGTGTTTCAGGGGTCGGTGTACCAGAAGACTAACGCTGTGGATGAGATTCTGCAAACCAACAAGGACAACTTCTGGGCCCAATCTCAGGTAGACCTTCTCAGATAGCCAAGCCTACATTTTATTTGTCGTATGTAACTAGTAAGCTACATTGAAGTGCTTGCTCTTAAGACATAACAAAATTCCAGACAAAAGTAATACTATATTGTTATCTCCCTATTCCTAATGTGGTATGCAATCCTGTTTTGAGTTACTCTGCTGCTGGTTCTTTGGGAGTTTGGTTCCAACAGAATGTTACATTTCTCACTCTTTTTTTCTCAATCTTTCAGAGAGATGAGGAGGTGCGTCAGAAggaggagagcaagagagtggaggaggagagccaAAGGGTGAAAAGAGAGCGAAAGGAGAGGGATGAAAAGGAGGCTGCAGAGAGAGAAACGAGGGCAAAGGAGAGAGCCTCTCAAATCGACCAGGCAAAGTCAGTCatcacagatgcacacacacatgcgcgcacacacacacaaacacatgctcaataatataatactgtctgtgtgtgtgtccgtttgtgtgtctgtgtttgtgtgtgacaggACTTACCAGAAGCAGCAGGAGTCAGGGTATAGAGACCAGGAACAACATCAGCCGGTGAGCCTTCTATGTGGTACTATGTGTGATTTCTATGCGTTGCACAAAATGCTTTTGTGAGTTGCAGTATTCCAaacgtatttgtgtgtgtgtttttgtgtgtgtgtctgctttttAGGAGCAGCAGGACAGTGAGCGTCAGAACTCTCAGAGGATAAGACCTGCATCTGTACAAAAAGCAAACGTGAGAGTCCgcactcactgtgtgtgtgtgtgtgtgtgtgttcaatatgTCATAATTTACtgaactttgtgtgtgtgtgtgtgtgtgtgtgtgtgtgtgtgtgtgtgtgtgtgtgtgtgtgtgtgtgtgtgtgtgtgtgtgtgtgtgtgtgtgtgtgtgtgtgtgtgtcaggaggcAGCACGTCTGATCTCCCAGAGGTCCTTGAACCCCAGAGAGCTGTTTaaaaagagagagcagagtgCTTCACTGGACAACACGCCCAGCTCCAGACCTGGTAAAATCACCTAGAATGTTGTAATAGTGTTGTATAGATAAGCAACAAGGTGGGTATCGATATAGAAAACTGGTCAAAGCTAAACACACTTAATAACTTAAATAAAGTTATCAATAAATCATTATGACATATCAATAACACATTCTGCTCCCCCCCCCCATAACACATATTCTACACATATTCCCCTAGCCCCAATAACATATAACACATATtattcccctctccccctccctcagggAAGCTGCAGAGCCCCTTCCTGGCTCAGAAGTCCACTGAGAGAGAAACACCCATCGAACCACGTTCCCCACAATACCCAGCTTTTCTTCACCCAGAAGCCCCAGCTCCACTGCTCCCAAAAATACCTGCTCTGCTCTCAGAGCCCAGGGCACAGGCAGCCCCACTGTCACCTGTCCAACCCGCAGGTAATAcatgcacccacccacccacacacacctgtatcaTAGATAACCCTTTAACCCCTGCTCCACTGGTCCCAGAATACCCTGCTCCACTGCTCCCAGAAGCAGCTgcccctctctcacctgtccaacCCACAAGTcagacacgcatgcacacatgaatgcacacacacatctgtaTCATAGCTAAGCCTTTAACTCCTTACTTCTCTGCTCCCAGAACCCCCTGCTCCTCTACTCCCAGAAACCCCTGCTACTGTGTTCCTACAGCCTGAGGCACCTGCTGCCCTACACTCACATGTCCAACCCACAAGCCAAACACGCATGCATACAGCCATGCAGCGAACTCTTTCCACCACAGGCTGATTTATGTCGTAGTGATAAGGCTGTCTAAATAatatgtgggtgtatgtgtgtcacAGAGTCCTCCTTCACTGAAGAGGAGTACTGGTCGGATGATTTTGATGATGATACACAGGACACAGCACCAGAGGATGGTAGGCCTCCGCCtccgcctcacacacacacacacacacacacacacacacacacacacacacgcaaactaaTTTCCACTCTCGCATTGTTACCACTTAAAAACTACAGCTGGTGAGGGTCTTTAAATATTGAATCTCTCAGAGCCAACAGTTGCCGGCCTGGTTCAGGGTAGAGAGGAGCACATTGGCCCAGATGAGGTATACGAGCTCCTGCCATTGGCAGAAACAAATGAGGAGGATAACATTTATGATGATATCTACCAGGACACACCCAAAGTAAGTCTACAGGAAGTATAATGACTTTGCTCTTAGCCATGTTATCAAATATTATTCCAAATAGGTTGGAAAACTCTGTGGTGTTATGACTCCACTGTTTTATTCCTCTTCAAATCTTATTTAACTCCCTATCACTTGAACAATCTCTCTCAGGTgctggagcagagagaggaggccaGTGGACAGGATGTGCGTGCCAGGGCTCTGTATGACTACCAAGCCAGTGAGTGTTGCCCAGCTCTGGGTTCAAATCAagtccctctctttttctcatttTATCTTCTTTCATCTGATCCTTCTTTGCTTTTCTCATCTTTTCTCTGATGTCCCACGTCATATTCCTTCCCTTCTTTCATCTCTTCTGGCACCACTCATCCCCATCTCATCTCTATCCATAAAGTTGTATTGAATTTAATCTTCTttcatccttctctcctctcctcctcagctgACGACTCTGAGATTACCTTTGATCCTGATGACATCATCACAGGGATAGACATGGTGGATGAGGGTTGGTGGAGAGGCTACGGACCGGATGGACACTACGGAATGTTCCCGGCCAATTATGTTGAGCTCCTGTAGTTCCAAAGCCCTCCCACATGCCTGTACAACCAATTAGAGCATCAGTTGGATCATTCTGACTGCGACCCATGCGAACAATACAGGGGTAGGAAGGGGGATGTTTTCCTCTCTGCACAGATATTAGGTTTATAAGTAGAAAAGTGAAGAGAATGGGGGTGCAGGGCTTATCGGGGATGTCAGGGAAAGTGACTGTCACTTGATTACTGTATTTTAATGTACAACAGAGCTAATGTCAGTGTATTCTAGTCTTTATGATTGTCTGGTTTTAGTCAGGTCTCAGACTAGCAGTCTTCTATGGGATTATGGGGATGTTTGGGGTTTTATATGTGTCTTGAAGTTGACTTCTGCTTTTGATCCACTTTTCAATAAATAAAGATGCATGTCCAACTGTTTCCATGTGCTTAATCTTTTCTACCATTTGAAGCCTCATGAGTTCTAAAGTATTTATGCTCATCCCTCTTCTATGAAATGGGGATGGTGTATTAATTTGGACTAatcttgcctagtttaataaaggttaaataaaaaatagattaTTGACAGATGATGTCATGTAGGCCTACTGAATGCACTGCAATGTTTCCTTAGTTGTTTTTGGGAACGAAAGGTTGAATCAGTTTGCATGATAAAGTAAATGCATAGCCTACCTTTTCAGGTAACGTTAGTCAACCACCAGAGCCTTGAACGCGTCTATTTTTTAAATACAAGAGCACAGACGTAAGAATAATGCGACTGTCACGTAAATATTAAGCGTCATCAGTGTGCTGCCAGTTGTATTTCGACCAGAAAGAGAAATGGCTGCAAGGTTATTGCTTCGCTCGGCCGTCAGGGCCGCTACAACTTGCCGGGCCGCCCCGATCCCTGCTCTCACCCGCGGCATGGCGGTTGGAGGTGAGTCGGTAATGTGGAGGTTTTGGGGAGAAGCATCGTATTTCACATATTGATGTCTTGCCAAGGACAGGCGATGCATTGCCAGGCAATGGCGCAAGGCATCCTAGCCAAGTTGTCACAATATTCGTTTTATCAAAATACAATTTTCAATCTGTCCACATTTTGTTCTCGCTAAGTAGCTAGCTGAGCAGATGTTTTCATGTCCAATATTGAGCTATTTTGCCTTTTATAGCGACCTTTGTCAAAGTCAAAGATGGTACCTTAGTTTAGGGTTCTAGCTAGCGCGTTAGCGAGCTATCCGTGTCGACTATCATTCAATGTGCCTAGCGCGGAAGTAGCCCACTGCTCATTTTGCTAGCTAATAAACTAGCTAATGCCAACTAAGTGATTAGCCAACTAACTAGTTAACCTTGCTAGCTAACACTGATGACATGTTTTCAGGCATCCCCACCGACGAGGAGCAGGCCACTGGTCTGGAGAAGATCGTTATGAAGGCTGCGCAACAGGGCGCGGTGAGTCGAGATTACATTTGTATGAAATTAATATTATTTGCGTCTGCTGTGTTGCCATAGCCAACATTTACGTAACACCGATAGTTTAACATGTCAAGTATTAGTTTGGCAGTAATCATATTCTTTTCTCTCAGCATTGGCCCAACATGCCTCTAACTTTATCTAGCCACATTTAGGATCCTTACAAGGTTTCTGTGTGCTTTGTTCTCCATGTCACCAAGTCATACCTAGGTCTAATACTGAACCTGTCTTGTGTGATTTCTTTCCAGGACCCCTACAGCATGTTGAAGCCCAAAGAGTATGCTGGCTCAAAGGCCGACCCCCATCTGGTGCCCTCCATCACCACCAAGAGGATTGTGGGCTGTGTCTGTATGTGACTAGCTTTATATTAGTCTTTCTACAGCTGTCTGGTAGTTCTGTGGCCAGAAGCTGTACCACTCTGATTTATCATGGCTGTCTGAGGGTTGTCCTTCCTGCTCATATCTAATGTCTCCTTCAACTGATCTCTCCCTCCTATCTTACTCCCAccctttctccccttctctctcactttctccatcctctctctctctaggtgaggAGGATAACACTGCAGTGGTGTGGTTCTGGCTCCATCAGGGCGATGCTCAGCGCTGTCCCTCATGTGGCTCCCACTACAAACTGGTGCCCCATGAGCTGCCCCACTaaaatacacaccaacacacaccctcTTATATACATACACAGATCTCCTAGTACctttacatgacattacattcaCTGAAAGATTCCAGCTTCTTTTGGATGAAGGGGGTTAGATGGTGATGTCAAATCTGTTCTTTCAGGAAGTGTATTTGCACTGGGAGTTAGGTGTTCTAAATTAGAATGTTGGGCCTCTGTGTGTACCCTTTGGTTTATTTTAATCATGTGTTCGCTGTCCAATTTCTTTCTCATCCTAgcatctacttgaaaatctatctAACCTGCTATCCTCAATGTCAGTCTGTGATCAAAGGACCAGTTATTGTTTAAAACTTACCGAAGGCCTAGGCCTAACGGTGTGGGACGCAATGTTATTTTTAAAAGCAATTCCATTTAAACAGCAGTTTACGTtgatgtatgtactgtatacttgGTCTTATCAAATGAATAAAGTCTACTCCCTTAACTCCTCTTGCTGTTTCGGTGGTGATGTAGAATAGCGTGATGGTTTAGGTCAGGGGTGGGCAAAATACAGCCTGtgttaaaatttaaaaaatatatactaaatCCCTAAAACCGGATGGAAAGTATGTAGAAATGATAATAGACCTATATAATTAGAAATGAGTGCCAGTTTTCTAGGACTTAAATTGGTTTTGACCAGCAAATCTGTCCACACAATCAGTGGCACTCTGTTGAATTTCGAAATCACAATGTGGCCCTCGAGCAAAAATTAAGATTATTTAGGTCATCTGGATCTGAGAAGCCGGTGCATATATTCAAGGACTATG is a window from the Salmo trutta chromosome 23, fSalTru1.1, whole genome shotgun sequence genome containing:
- the LOC115159748 gene encoding drebrin-like protein B, producing the protein MSVNLSKNGAALTAAYKEVVDVKSDTNWALFTYEGNTNDIRLAEKGDGGLEEMVEELSSGKVMYAFCCVKDPNSCLCKYVLINWTGEGVKDSRKGQCANHVISMGNFLRGAHVTINARGEDDVEPESIMGKVAKASGANFNFRKETQKYSDVPSGPVGSVYQKTNAVDEILQTQETQKYDIPRGPVGSVYQKTNAVDEILQTNKDNFWAQSQRDEEVRQKEESKRVEEESQRVKRERKERDEKEAAERETRAKERASQIDQAKTYQKQQESGYRDQEQHQPEQQDSERQNSQRIRPASVQKANEAARLISQRSLNPRELFKKREQSASLDNTPSSRPGKLQSPFLAQKSTERETPIEPRSPQYPAFLHPEAPAPLLPKIPALLSEPRAQAAPLSPVQPAESSFTEEEYWSDDFDDDTQDTAPEDEPTVAGLVQGREEHIGPDEVYELLPLAETNEEDNIYDDIYQDTPKVLEQREEASGQDVRARALYDYQATDDSEITFDPDDIITGIDMVDEGWWRGYGPDGHYGMFPANYVELL
- the LOC115159749 gene encoding cytochrome c oxidase subunit 5B, mitochondrial — its product is MAARLLLRSAVRAATTCRAAPIPALTRGMAVGGIPTDEEQATGLEKIVMKAAQQGADPYSMLKPKEYAGSKADPHLVPSITTKRIVGCVCEEDNTAVVWFWLHQGDAQRCPSCGSHYKLVPHELPH